The following DNA comes from Bacteroidota bacterium.
AGATTGATATCGCTTTGCATTCTCTAAATTATTTACCGTTTGAACAATCTTCGTTGCTTTCAATATTGCACTTTTTTGGTCCGGTCATATCTCCGCAACAGCCTTCTGCTGAATATCCTGCTTCACCTTCAACAGGAGCGACACCCATATTAATTGCATTTTTCAATGAGCTTAACTGTGCATCGTTCAATATTAATTTTGCTTTAGACATTATGTCGTCAACAATTTTTTGCTGACATTCGTTTGTAATGGATTCAGACTGTTTATTAATCATTGAAACATCCATTGTAGTAAAAGCTGTATTAATAATTTCCGCAATGTCGTCATGAAGCTTTTCTCCCACTTCTTTGCTTAAAGATGTTTTAGCATTCACTCTGTCAACGAGTCTTTGCGCGATTTCTTTAGATTCTATTCCGCTTAACTTGTCAACATCGTTTTTCCTTAGCCAATTCTTTTTAATATCAAAATCTTTTGTGAGTTCATCAAATTCTTTCCCGGCGATTTCTTCGGCTTCAATCTTTTGGTCTTTGAAAATAGTCTGCATTATTTTTTTGCGCTCTTCGGGAGTAACGTTTTCTTTCCAGACTATTCCGATAATTGTCCCCGTATTGTTGAGCCATGCTTCGGCTACACTTGTATTTTTTTCAAATTCTTGCAGTATTGGTTTTGATTTAATACCGCACCCTATACTCGGGGCTGCACTGCATACCAAGGGTACTTTATAAAAGGAATATGAATTTTTGTTTTTAGAATCTTTAGCTTTCCCATAATTGAGAGAAACAAATACACCCGCCGAAGATACTACTAATAAAAGACAGATTATGATTGTTTTCATTTTTGCAATTATTTTATTTTTTAAAATTTTTTAAAATAATACAACGTGAAATATTTGCATTGTTGGGACAAATAACTAATAAAGTTTCAAGTTTATTTTTAATTTTTGTATCACTTTTTATTTGTCGCTCTAAAAACTTTATCTTTTCTTTAATTGCTTTATTGACGTTCTTGCAATCCTGATGATTGAATAAAAATTTTATCTCTTTTAAAGTAAAACTATTCTTCTTTGCCTCAACAATAAATTTTAACGTACTCACATATTCATCATTAAATTCACGATAGCCTGATTCAGAAGTTTTAGGTTTGGTTATCAGTTTTATTGATTCATAATATCTTATCGTTTCAACTGAAACTCCAGTTTTCTTGGAAAGCTCACCAATCTTCATATACAAATATAAGCATTAAAGTATACTATAGAGTCAAGCAAAATTTGATTATTTTTTTGATATGTATTTTTGCCCATATAAAAGACAATTATCTGTATAAATCGTTTGCTGAATATACAGGATTCGCGAAGTGTTTAGATTGAATGCTTTAATTTCGTTTAAAACTACAGAATAAAAAATTTTGCATTGAGCCAAAAGGTGTAATATGGTCTTCTGTTAAGCATCGTATTTTTTTAAATCCATTTTTAAGTTCCCGAGTTAAAGTATTTTCGCTGTATTGCTTGATGTTAAGTCCGCTGCATTTTTCAGGGCCGTCTTCTGAAAATGTTCCTACTATCAAATATCCCAATACAGCTTTTCTCAGTGTTGTTAAATATTTTACAACCTGACTTTGTTTTGTTAAAAAATGAAATGTTGCTCTGTCGTGCCATACATCGTAAACCATGTTAGGTTTGAACTCCGTAATATCGCTGACTATCCAGTTTACTTTTTTAGAATTCGCTCCTAATCTCTGTTTTGCTTTTTCAAGTGCTTCTGACGAAATATCCAAAACTGTAATGTTTTCAAATCCCTCAGCGAGTAAAAAATCTACAAACTTACTATTCCCTCCACCGATGTCTATTATTTTAGCATCTTTCTTTAACCTGAAAGAATGCATAAAATCCAAAGAAGTTTTTGGAACTTCTTGTGTCCAGCTTACTTCATTGGGATTTTTAGTTTTATATATTCTATCCCAGTATTTTTTCTCTTTCTGCATTTACTTTTATTTTCGACGAACAAATTTTACTTTTGTATATAAGGCAAAATCCTTACCGGGCTCTGCTATTTCAAAGGTCTCTTCAAATTCATTCTCGTTGATTAGTTGATATGATTCTCTTGCTCTGAATCCCACAGGTAAATTTTCTATTGACTCTGTAACAAAGGAAATTGTTTTCCCATCCGTCGATATACTTTCAAGAACATACTCGTTAACAAACCCCTCCGTATGAAACTGACGAAGCACAAAAGCTTTTCTGGGTTTATCATAACTAAAGTATCCTACATCTTCATGAACTTCTCCCTGAGCATTTTCATTTTTAGGAGGGTACGTCGATTTATTGTGGACTTCAATAAACCTTTTGTTAAAAATCAATTGATAATTTCTCTCGTATTTTCCTTTACCCGGTTCACCTTCACCATCCCCAACCCATTCTCCAATGAACGATTTAAAAGGCATCCATAGGCTGTCTCGCTTTGTGTTCTGTGAAAAAAGAATTGCGGGCATAAATAAAATAAATAATAATAATAGAAAAGATTTCTTCATTACACATTGTTTTAATTTAGGAAAGAATGTTTTTGTGCAGGGACGATATTACAATTTAAAATAATATAATTAAAAAATATACAGAACATGATATTCCTTCATGATAAAGATGCCCCTTCAAAATTATCT
Coding sequences within:
- a CDS encoding class I SAM-dependent methyltransferase; amino-acid sequence: MQKEKKYWDRIYKTKNPNEVSWTQEVPKTSLDFMHSFRLKKDAKIIDIGGGNSKFVDFLLAEGFENITVLDISSEALEKAKQRLGANSKKVNWIVSDITEFKPNMVYDVWHDRATFHFLTKQSQVVKYLTTLRKAVLGYLIVGTFSEDGPEKCSGLNIKQYSENTLTRELKNGFKKIRCLTEDHITPFGSMQNFLFCSFKRN
- a CDS encoding MerR family transcriptional regulator gives rise to the protein MKIGELSKKTGVSVETIRYYESIKLITKPKTSESGYREFNDEYVSTLKFIVEAKKNSFTLKEIKFLFNHQDCKNVNKAIKEKIKFLERQIKSDTKIKNKLETLLVICPNNANISRCIILKNFKK